The Pseudomonas sp. TH06 genome has a window encoding:
- a CDS encoding phosphatase PAP2 family protein yields the protein MSSSAVRATPRPLNPWLCLGIPAVAAITLILLEMTDLDMVLARMFYDPVAGDFIGRHSFFLENILHDRAKQVVIGFSVFAILGFIGSFFIQRVKPFKRELGCLVLSLGLATSFVTPVKAVTAVQCPWSLEQFGGHETYSKLLDHRPPTDKPGRCWPGGHAATGFTLFALFFVLRDRRPRLARQAFIFAFALGSVFSISRMMQGAHFFSHNVWTAIFCWLICLGSYYWVLYRPALKAEIVVKTQTVSA from the coding sequence ATGTCATCAAGTGCTGTACGTGCCACCCCTCGCCCGCTGAATCCATGGTTATGCCTGGGCATTCCCGCCGTCGCGGCAATCACTCTGATCCTGCTGGAAATGACCGATCTGGACATGGTTCTGGCGCGAATGTTTTACGACCCGGTGGCCGGTGACTTCATCGGTCGCCACAGTTTCTTCCTCGAAAACATTCTTCACGACCGCGCCAAGCAAGTGGTTATCGGCTTCTCCGTGTTCGCGATTCTGGGTTTCATTGGTTCGTTCTTCATTCAACGAGTGAAACCGTTCAAGCGCGAACTCGGTTGCCTGGTATTGTCTCTGGGGCTGGCGACTTCGTTCGTCACACCGGTCAAAGCGGTGACGGCGGTGCAATGCCCATGGAGCCTTGAGCAATTCGGTGGGCATGAGACCTACAGCAAACTGCTCGACCATCGTCCGCCTACCGACAAACCGGGGCGTTGCTGGCCCGGCGGTCATGCGGCCACTGGCTTCACATTGTTTGCGCTGTTCTTTGTGCTGCGTGATCGGCGTCCGCGTCTTGCCCGGCAAGCGTTCATTTTTGCCTTTGCGCTGGGCTCGGTGTTTTCGATCAGCCGGATGATGCAGGGCGCGCACTTCTTTTCGCACAACGTCTGGACGGCGATTTTCTGCTGGCTGATTTGTCTGGGGTCGTATTACTGGGTGCTGTATCGCCCGGCGCTGAAGGCTGAAATAGTCGTAAAAACACAAACCGTCAGCGCCTGA
- a CDS encoding co-chaperone GroES: MKLRPLHDRVVIRRSEEEKKTAGGIVLPGSAAEKANHGEILAVGTGKVLDSGEVRALAVKVGDKVVFGPYSGSNTVKVDGEDLLVMSENEILAVIEG; the protein is encoded by the coding sequence ATGAAGCTTCGTCCTCTGCATGACCGCGTCGTTATCCGTCGCAGCGAAGAAGAAAAGAAAACCGCTGGCGGTATCGTCCTGCCAGGTTCGGCTGCTGAAAAAGCCAACCACGGTGAAATTCTCGCTGTAGGTACCGGCAAAGTGCTGGACAGCGGTGAAGTGCGTGCACTGGCCGTCAAGGTTGGCGACAAGGTTGTGTTCGGTCCTTACTCCGGCAGCAACACTGTGAAAGTCGACGGCGAAGACCTGCTGGTAATGAGCGAGAACGAAATCCTCGCTGTTATCGAAGGCTGA
- a CDS encoding HAMP domain-containing sensor histidine kinase — translation MEFKQSLSQRIIIAFALMSALVAGAFAMGIVATVHLVEEKLISAGLGGDLQRLLLMDNVSDWSHRPEPDQLFYFSGGPGDFELPKDLRHLDSGFHEVFREQLSYHAMVEIVDGRRYVLLQDQSDFEERERVLFAVVLVGFVLSLALAVFLGWVLARKVMAPVVRLARQVRHRDQLLGLAPPLAPDYAADEVGELAVAFDATLGRLRQALTRERLFTSDVSHELRTPLMVLASSCELLLENAAIDQRGRSQVERIARASEEMRELVQTFLMLARAQREDAGSAPQQNLAQVADSLLCVWREPIESKGLTLQFEPGNPPADCYNATLLTAVMGNLLRNACHYTEQGFIRLTLTANGFVVEDSGVGIPEEKREAMFEPFVRGSEKRGEGLGLGLSLVQRICENQGWTVTLSTMKPNGCRFEVDLGIIERK, via the coding sequence ATGGAGTTTAAGCAAAGCCTTTCCCAGCGGATCATCATTGCCTTTGCGCTGATGAGCGCACTGGTGGCCGGGGCGTTCGCGATGGGCATTGTCGCAACGGTGCACCTGGTCGAGGAAAAACTGATTTCGGCAGGGCTGGGTGGTGATTTGCAGCGCCTGTTGCTGATGGACAATGTCTCCGACTGGAGCCATCGTCCGGAGCCCGATCAGCTGTTTTACTTCAGCGGTGGCCCCGGTGATTTCGAGCTGCCGAAAGATTTGCGCCACCTCGATTCCGGTTTCCACGAAGTCTTCCGTGAGCAGTTGTCGTATCACGCTATGGTCGAAATCGTCGACGGTCGGCGCTATGTGTTGCTGCAGGATCAAAGCGATTTCGAAGAGCGCGAGCGGGTGCTGTTTGCCGTGGTGCTGGTGGGTTTCGTGCTCAGTCTGGCGTTGGCGGTATTCCTCGGCTGGGTGCTCGCGCGCAAAGTGATGGCACCAGTGGTGCGGCTGGCACGGCAGGTACGTCATCGCGATCAGTTGCTCGGTCTGGCGCCACCGCTGGCACCGGATTACGCGGCTGACGAAGTAGGCGAACTGGCGGTGGCGTTTGATGCCACGTTGGGGCGTTTGCGTCAGGCCCTGACCCGTGAGCGTTTGTTTACCAGTGATGTCAGCCACGAATTACGAACACCGCTGATGGTCTTGGCGAGTTCTTGCGAGTTGCTGCTCGAGAACGCCGCGATCGACCAACGCGGTCGCTCGCAGGTCGAGCGCATTGCTCGCGCCAGTGAGGAAATGCGTGAGCTGGTGCAGACCTTCCTGATGCTTGCACGTGCCCAGCGCGAAGACGCCGGTTCGGCGCCGCAACAGAATCTTGCCCAAGTGGCGGACAGCCTGCTGTGCGTATGGCGCGAACCGATCGAAAGCAAAGGCCTGACCTTACAGTTCGAGCCTGGCAATCCTCCCGCTGACTGTTACAACGCAACGTTGCTGACGGCGGTGATGGGCAATTTGCTGCGTAACGCCTGCCATTACACCGAGCAGGGTTTCATTCGTCTGACGCTGACTGCCAACGGCTTTGTGGTCGAGGATTCCGGCGTGGGGATTCCCGAGGAGAAACGCGAGGCGATGTTCGAGCCTTTCGTGCGTGGCAGTGAAAAGCGCGGAGAAGGTCTTGGTCTCGGCTTGTCGCTGGTGCAACGCATCTGCGAGAACCAGGGCTGGACGGTTACCTTGAGCACAATGAAGCCCAATGGCTGCCGCTTCGAAGTGGATCTTGGCATTATCGAACGCAAATAG
- a CDS encoding LTA synthase family protein — MDFFKTAPMRLLLLITGAWLVIFALTRTALLLTHLNEAGGGAFSVFGIGLLYDLGFLAYAALPLGLYLLLCPPALWRRRGHRWFLQGLLTVSLFAMLFTATAEWLFWDEFGVRFNFIAVDYLVYSDEVLNNVLESYPIGTLLSILGVLAVAISVALRRPFNAALDAPLPPLRGRLLNALGLLIVAGLSLQLLSQDAPRAQGGNAYQNELASNGPYQFFAAFRNNELDYTQFYSSHAADAVARQIRAELSEPNARFIGQDPQDIRRMIDNPGIARTPNIVLVTIESLSAKYLGSNGDERNLTPNLDALRKQSLYFNNFYATGTRTDRGLEAITLAIPPTPGRSIVKRIGRESGFASLGQQLSAVGYDSVFVYGGRGYFDNMNAFFSGNGYRVVDQSSVDEAEIHFKNAWGMADEDLYKQTLKLADADYAKQQPFLLQLMTTSNHRPYTYPDNRIDIKSGNGRDGAVKYTDYAIGQFLEQARRKPWFDNTIFIFVADHTAGSAGKEDLPIANYQIPLFIYAPKLIEPRENSQLASQIDLAPTLLGLLNMDYQSTFFGRNLLLDNPLPPRVVVGNYQHLGLFDGKDLAILSPRQGLRRHDDALSESRESRASSDDPLISRAITYYQTASYGFKQQLLGWKAPKEGAPQVSER; from the coding sequence ATGGACTTTTTCAAGACGGCGCCCATGCGCCTTCTGTTGCTGATCACCGGTGCCTGGCTGGTGATATTTGCCCTGACCCGAACGGCTCTGTTGCTGACTCATTTGAATGAGGCCGGTGGCGGAGCTTTTTCCGTGTTCGGTATCGGCCTGCTGTATGACCTGGGTTTCCTTGCCTATGCGGCGCTGCCGTTGGGTCTGTACCTGCTGCTGTGCCCACCGGCCCTGTGGCGCCGTCGCGGTCATCGCTGGTTTCTGCAAGGTCTGCTGACCGTCAGCCTGTTCGCAATGCTCTTCACCGCTACCGCCGAATGGCTGTTCTGGGACGAGTTCGGCGTGCGTTTCAATTTCATCGCCGTCGACTATCTGGTGTATTCCGACGAAGTACTGAACAACGTGCTGGAGTCATACCCGATCGGCACGTTGCTGAGCATTCTCGGCGTGCTCGCCGTGGCCATCAGTGTTGCCTTGCGCAGGCCATTCAATGCCGCGCTGGATGCTCCGTTGCCGCCATTGCGTGGGCGCTTGTTGAATGCTCTCGGTCTGCTGATCGTCGCCGGCCTCAGCCTGCAACTGCTCAGCCAGGACGCGCCTCGCGCTCAGGGTGGCAATGCCTATCAAAATGAGTTGGCGAGCAATGGCCCTTATCAGTTTTTCGCCGCGTTCCGAAACAACGAACTGGATTACACCCAGTTCTACAGCAGCCATGCAGCGGATGCAGTCGCCCGGCAGATTCGTGCTGAACTGAGTGAGCCCAACGCCCGCTTCATCGGTCAGGACCCGCAGGATATTCGCCGGATGATCGACAACCCCGGCATCGCGCGTACGCCGAACATTGTGCTGGTGACCATCGAAAGCCTCAGCGCCAAATACCTGGGCAGCAATGGCGACGAACGCAACCTCACGCCTAATCTCGATGCCTTGCGCAAGCAGAGCCTGTATTTCAACAACTTCTACGCCACCGGCACCCGTACCGACCGTGGCCTGGAAGCCATCACCCTGGCCATTCCACCGACGCCGGGACGCTCGATCGTCAAGCGTATCGGGCGTGAAAGCGGTTTCGCCAGCCTTGGCCAGCAGTTGAGCGCGGTCGGTTACGACAGCGTCTTCGTCTATGGCGGGCGCGGCTATTTCGACAACATGAACGCGTTTTTCAGCGGCAACGGCTATCGCGTTGTCGATCAGAGCAGCGTCGATGAAGCCGAGATCCACTTCAAAAATGCCTGGGGCATGGCCGACGAAGACCTGTACAAACAGACCCTGAAACTGGCCGATGCCGATTACGCCAAGCAGCAACCATTCCTGCTACAACTGATGACCACATCCAACCATCGTCCTTACACCTACCCGGACAATCGCATCGACATCAAATCCGGCAACGGCCGTGATGGCGCGGTCAAGTACACCGACTACGCCATCGGCCAGTTCCTCGAACAGGCGCGACGCAAACCGTGGTTCGACAATACGATCTTCATTTTCGTCGCCGACCACACGGCGGGCAGCGCCGGCAAGGAAGACCTGCCGATCGCCAACTATCAGATCCCGTTGTTCATCTATGCACCGAAGCTGATTGAGCCGCGTGAGAACAGCCAACTGGCCAGCCAGATTGACCTTGCGCCGACCCTGCTCGGTTTGCTCAACATGGATTACCAATCGACGTTCTTCGGTCGCAATCTGCTGCTGGACAATCCGCTGCCACCGCGTGTGGTTGTGGGTAACTACCAGCATCTGGGGCTGTTCGATGGCAAGGATCTGGCAATCCTCAGTCCGCGTCAGGGTTTGCGTCGCCACGACGATGCCTTGAGCGAGAGCCGCGAATCCCGGGCGAGCAGCGATGACCCGCTGATCAGCCGCGCCATCACGTATTACCAAACGGCCAGTTATGGCTTCAAGCAACAGCTGCTTGGCTGGAAAGCACCCAAGGAGGGTGCTCCGCAAGTCAGCGAACGTTAA
- the groL gene encoding chaperonin GroEL (60 kDa chaperone family; promotes refolding of misfolded polypeptides especially under stressful conditions; forms two stacked rings of heptamers to form a barrel-shaped 14mer; ends can be capped by GroES; misfolded proteins enter the barrel where they are refolded when GroES binds), whose product MAAKEVLFGDSARKKMLKGVNVLADAVKATLGPKGRNVIIEKSFGAPTITKDGVSVAKEIELEDRFENMGAQLVKDVASRANDDAGDGTTTATVLAQSIVNEGLKAVAAGMNPMDLKRGIDKATIAIVKELKNLSKPCADTKAIAQVGTISANSDSSIGDIIAEAMEKVGKEGVITVEEGTGLENELSVVEGMQFDRGYLSPYFVNKPETMVAELDSPLILLVDKKISNIREMLPVLEAVAKAGRPLLIVSEDVEGEALATLVVNNMRGIVKVAAVKAPGFGDRRKAMLQDIAVLTGGTVISEEIGLSLEAATLENLGSAKRVTISKENTIIVDGAGVEADIQARITQIRAQAAETSSDYDREKLQERLAKLSGGVAVIKVGAGSEVEMKEKKARVEDALHATRAAVEEGVVPGGGVALIRALQTLNDLKGDNADQDVGIAVLRRAVEAPLRQIAANSGDEPSVVVNEVKNGKGNFGYNAATGEYGDMIEMGILDPTKVTRSALQAASSIGGLILTTEAAVADAPKKDGGAGGGMPDMGGMGGMGGMM is encoded by the coding sequence ATGGCTGCTAAAGAAGTTCTGTTTGGCGATTCCGCCCGTAAAAAAATGCTCAAGGGCGTCAACGTCCTGGCTGACGCAGTAAAAGCGACCCTGGGCCCGAAAGGCCGTAACGTGATCATCGAGAAGAGCTTCGGCGCTCCGACCATCACCAAGGACGGCGTTTCCGTCGCCAAAGAAATCGAACTCGAAGACCGTTTCGAAAACATGGGCGCGCAGCTGGTCAAAGACGTTGCCTCCCGTGCCAACGATGACGCTGGTGACGGTACTACTACCGCTACCGTTCTCGCTCAGTCGATCGTCAACGAAGGCCTGAAAGCCGTCGCTGCCGGCATGAACCCGATGGACCTGAAGCGCGGTATCGACAAAGCGACCATCGCCATTGTCAAAGAGCTGAAGAACCTGTCCAAGCCTTGCGCTGACACCAAGGCCATCGCTCAGGTCGGCACCATCTCGGCCAACTCTGACAGCTCCATCGGCGACATCATTGCCGAAGCCATGGAAAAAGTCGGTAAAGAAGGCGTGATCACCGTTGAAGAAGGCACAGGCCTGGAAAACGAACTGTCGGTTGTTGAAGGCATGCAGTTCGACCGTGGCTACCTGTCCCCATACTTCGTCAACAAGCCAGAGACCATGGTTGCCGAGCTGGACAGCCCGCTGATCCTGCTGGTCGACAAAAAGATCTCGAACATCCGCGAAATGCTGCCAGTGCTGGAAGCCGTTGCCAAAGCCGGCCGTCCACTGCTGATCGTTTCCGAAGACGTTGAAGGCGAAGCCCTGGCGACTCTGGTTGTGAACAACATGCGTGGCATCGTTAAAGTCGCAGCCGTCAAGGCTCCAGGCTTCGGCGACCGTCGCAAGGCCATGCTGCAGGACATCGCTGTTCTGACCGGCGGTACCGTTATCTCCGAAGAGATCGGCCTGAGCCTGGAAGCCGCTACCCTGGAAAACCTCGGCAGCGCCAAGCGTGTGACCATCTCCAAGGAAAACACCATCATCGTTGACGGTGCTGGCGTTGAAGCAGACATCCAGGCGCGTATCACTCAGATCCGTGCCCAGGCTGCTGAAACTTCCTCGGACTACGACCGTGAAAAACTGCAAGAGCGTCTGGCCAAGCTGTCCGGCGGCGTTGCAGTCATCAAGGTTGGCGCTGGTTCCGAAGTAGAAATGAAAGAGAAGAAAGCCCGCGTTGAAGACGCCCTGCACGCAACTCGTGCAGCCGTTGAAGAAGGCGTGGTACCTGGCGGTGGCGTTGCGCTGATCCGCGCTCTGCAAACCCTGAACGACCTGAAAGGCGACAACGCTGATCAGGACGTCGGTATCGCAGTTCTGCGCCGCGCTGTTGAAGCACCGCTGCGCCAGATCGCTGCCAACAGCGGCGACGAGCCAAGCGTTGTAGTCAACGAAGTCAAGAACGGCAAAGGTAACTTCGGTTACAACGCCGCGACTGGCGAGTACGGCGACATGATCGAAATGGGCATCCTGGACCCAACCAAGGTTACCCGTTCCGCGCTGCAAGCTGCATCGTCGATCGGCGGTCTGATCCTGACCACCGAAGCGGCAGTAGCTGACGCGCCGAAGAAAGACGGCGGCGCTGGCGGCGGCATGCCAGACATGGGCGGCATGGGTGGCATGGGCGGCATGATGTAA
- a CDS encoding FxsA family protein has translation MRPFLLLFLLFPVLELFVFVKVAGAIGFFPALLLIILGSMFGVFVLRVAGLATALRARESLNRGELPAQTMLEGLMLALAGGLLILPGFISDVVGLVMLLPFTRRLLANKMRQRAEDQAMRQRAFADDLQPRGGPAPRQPLGREGDVIEGEFEHRDTK, from the coding sequence ATGCGCCCTTTTTTGTTGCTCTTTCTGCTGTTTCCGGTGCTGGAGCTCTTCGTATTCGTCAAAGTGGCAGGGGCTATCGGGTTTTTCCCGGCCCTGCTGCTGATCATTCTCGGCTCGATGTTCGGTGTGTTCGTGCTGCGCGTCGCCGGTCTGGCAACGGCACTGCGTGCCCGTGAAAGCCTGAACCGCGGCGAACTGCCTGCGCAAACCATGCTTGAAGGCCTGATGCTGGCATTGGCGGGTGGTTTGTTGATCCTGCCGGGCTTCATCAGCGACGTGGTCGGTCTGGTGATGTTGCTGCCGTTCACGCGTCGTCTGCTGGCGAACAAAATGCGCCAGCGCGCCGAAGATCAGGCCATGCGCCAGCGTGCGTTCGCCGATGACCTGCAACCCCGTGGCGGTCCTGCACCGCGCCAGCCTTTGGGCCGCGAGGGTGATGTGATCGAAGGCGAATTCGAGCACCGCGACACCAAGTAA
- a CDS encoding response regulator transcription factor — MRILLVEDNRDILANLADYLGLKGYTVDCAQDGLSGLHLAATEHYDLIVLDIMLPGIDGYTLCKRLREDARRDTPVIMLTARDQLDDRLQGFKSGADDYLVKPFALSELAARVEAVMRRTQGGGRRALQVGDLNYDLDTLEVTREGKFLKLNPVGLKLLAVLMQKSPHVLRREILEEALWGDDCPDSDSLRSHVHQLRQVIDKPFAKPLLHTVHGVGYRLAEGRDGV, encoded by the coding sequence ATGCGAATTTTATTGGTCGAAGACAACCGCGATATCCTGGCCAATCTGGCCGATTACCTGGGGCTGAAGGGCTACACCGTCGATTGCGCCCAGGACGGTCTGTCGGGCCTGCATCTGGCAGCCACCGAGCATTACGACCTGATCGTGCTCGACATCATGTTGCCCGGCATCGACGGTTACACCCTGTGCAAACGCCTGCGCGAAGATGCCCGCCGCGATACCCCGGTGATCATGCTCACCGCTCGCGATCAACTTGACGATCGTTTGCAGGGGTTCAAGTCCGGAGCCGACGATTACCTGGTCAAACCGTTCGCCTTGTCCGAACTGGCTGCGCGAGTCGAAGCCGTCATGCGCCGTACCCAGGGCGGCGGCCGTCGGGCGTTGCAGGTCGGTGACCTGAACTACGACCTCGACACTCTCGAAGTGACCCGCGAGGGCAAGTTTCTCAAACTCAACCCGGTCGGCCTGAAATTGCTGGCGGTGTTGATGCAGAAGAGCCCGCACGTACTGCGCCGGGAAATTCTCGAAGAAGCGTTGTGGGGCGATGACTGCCCGGACAGCGACAGCCTGCGCAGCCACGTTCACCAGTTGCGTCAGGTGATCGACAAACCGTTTGCCAAACCCTTGCTGCACACCGTGCACGGCGTCGGTTATCGCTTGGCCGAGGGGCGTGATGGAGTTTAA